The Vulpes vulpes isolate BD-2025 chromosome 10, VulVul3, whole genome shotgun sequence genome has a window encoding:
- the PRR14L gene encoding protein PRR14L isoform X1: MLSSGVETQPVPLDSSMSAVVQELYSELPVSVSKELHADPEPSVIPDVKPGASSSLISQSRAVPLELQRTRAESCCEETSGTLDHGGEPGRCGLVDSTAGGSVASGILDREEKTKSVELKVFRDQGDQAEIIRDPCEGAKEDPHQHSTAAEEKISLSQEDLLMQSSKEHLCTGLPEDCLRSKEENVQLTTGTLLKSTEEVQGMKVNGTKTDYNEGHKNGNVSKDLSSGFSEYPEIDKIMTSGEVSETSTLVSLEPLTFVDPGITEATSKEKECEELKTCPSWLSLLPGSSAISKVDNGKEEVCKLNLVCEADDNHQQIHSHHNEKHISAHGSPKATRNVIVIEPLEENSDISYFSSSLSGPESRTPSLETCGFEGDGLLKGSAEKTDNFCFDGDDQSKNIATRKENEQFLNRRSERGELFLGNARQPREDASGHRSGEKETVASSKENIHGNCCIQGSIHTDSSSSSMPQLFTEATEVMFKKNDLKNTLDIQGGLTNHEDHRETSTGMSHSDRHTEESSFSSSMQIEEPEQTTTIEPNMVTEKIYSKDSNSFCSKRNLEDDTQLNEVLYNEFLTERKSLVSLMHEDQISLMNEVSKPKKDVAQLPPSLEFDFRPELEQAIQTAQDDSSHLGERNIAYEMNELPCTNELVVNKIESECVLNQVPLNSQDHLKLPANKEMPLVTSEDSQQSHHPPLEDGVDVIADTQTISMKTKMKDISPSGDKTCGASSSNPTLSIKTGSLETKKEMADSGIVDLHSRLLSSKKEAAGLLQEVSAMECQSAQSQDLSSCHYVSKNAQEKSMCSACATFESSRIIPNVENSLMTTCEDAFQHSNRHSQGREDSTESSTHKVSYTLEDSELARGETRGSLPENKMRNEMAADVLNGEASDKTIPTTDHTQLSEERLEGKEQDVPKETVFCKYNVSDCATPELNLFANIPSPEKLLDQSPSIMFPSFKNLSQAFETLDQKADEVLDCQVNQNRPDECGSEDKPAKEILGGDKRETVTELYREISHNQNELLVGSDSNNPLSSGSSKKGCLKGDSECTSGCEASTDGMVDIIYTNCSNMSPEGVLDLRASSILDGGTRQDRLTLQETSVSTPSQRGELNAAFIRMIGQDSDFPDAASSKGEPLEIKKSCVEKVYRSLKDCEMEVCPDSCAHDIESIADHEPNLRTLDRVNVSLDYIHHKKQLKEASRRETQGTIEGSRPEINSEFDKEENTFGVSLKQLLPSQCPDENPISTGSLQTTEIMPLYLSSHKNSERNVNSEETDLENIFKPEEMLCESIEHRTVLLETKEGAPGDGSNSNEKVRIDIGVQNLPLTVETETQLKGKKTEEHQRAPLGHLTVMEESEEMITREAGHGNKGREISQTHLKSQRILGDVAEQQRQGSLDYMLQNEEHIHQKEAHKIPKQCTSSNMMSDELQEKNQAKHCKSESTMMKEIPLAKLYTTTVQFQKLEDPEEGSLCRPFKKDMESCTGPCLHGAPQKAQDPNCAGCDEIHGAFGNISHQKRVLPSKKQPHRTCKKVSCQEQINLGKKISKIRSSAILKISSETIPTKAHRFLSSRAVPAPAQLEPETVPTRSLLSHIPKQKASPCHPLRSLNVRKPTKESALLNKLSILASKLVPATKTQKLRYRLCSSELLPVTKSYKQHRYKRLLDGFSYNLMQLNPYLAASGWDKRLNSKPLTLYSLEAIKMSFIDLSNKVPSLLFGSEIFPVSFHMKSGSECMTESPRTFPEHCAPARLALGEAPRCLSQPPKWTFSFFLSHSCPGMATFREDTGLRGQAGAQAPSQPSGPLQDYGGTAIVQTRAGCSVLGLHTLLALCSPGCYRIWTKKRSFSSHMPTMQRFFMTQFTQGLKGLRSPASIADKVFCSLPYSVGRVLSIWSQHGPSACPFEISTLHSAHSKRQPALSTISSHTMLPYVPLPGLEATYNTSGNEMRLEPPFPALVPKSCLVTDSAVSKLLLSASEFQVPEFDELDSVAAACPHPQSSPPEQKKAEPEKRPKKVSQIRIRKTIPKPDPNLTPMGLPRPKRLKKKEFSLEEIYTNKNYKSPPANRCLETIFEEPKERNGTLISISQQKRKRVLEFQDFTVPRKRRARGKIKVAGSFTRAQKAALQSRELDALLIQKLMELETFFAKEEEEQERSSDC, translated from the exons ATGCTGTCATCCGGAGTAGAGACTCAGCCAGTTCCACTTGATTCCTCCATGTCTGCCGTGGTACAGGAATTATACTCTGAACTCCCTGTGAGTGTCTCCAAAGAGCTTCATGCTGACCCTGAGCCAAGTGTGATTCCAGATGTAAAACCCGGAGCCTCAAGCTCTCTTATAAGTCAGAGTAGGGCAGTGCCCTTGGAGCTGCAGAGGACTCGTGCGGAAAGTTGTTGTGAAGAAACTTCTGGCACCTTGGATCATGGGGGTGAGCCTGGGCGGTGTGGGCTGGTGGACTCCACAGCAGGAGGTTCTGTGGCTTCTGGGATCTTGGATAGGGAAGAGAAAACCAAGAGCGTGGAGCTAAAGGTCTTCAGAGATCAAGGGGACCAGGCGGAAATTATAAGAGACCCCTGTGAGGGAGCAAAGGAAGACCCACATCAACATTCCACAGCTGCTGAAGAAAAGATCAGCCTAAGTCAG GAAGACCTCCTGATGCAGTCAAGCAAAGAACATTTATGCACGGGCCTCCCTGAAGACTGTCTGAGGAGcaaag AAGAAAATGTACAACTTACAACTGGAACTCTGCTAAAATCTACTGAAGAAGTACAAGGTATGAAGGTCAATGGGACTAAGACGGATTATAATGAAGGACACAAGAATGGCAATGTGAGTAAAGATCTCTCATCTGGGTTCAGCGAATACCCAGAGATAGACAAAATCATGACCAGTGGTGAGGTTTCAGAAACCAGCACATTAGTTTCCCTAGAGCCTTTAACCTTTGTGGACCCTGGAATAACAGAAGCaacttctaaagaaaaagaatgtgaagaATTAAAAACTTGTCCTTCTTGGTTGTCATTGTTACCAGGGAGCAGTGCCATTTCCAAAGTGGAcaatgggaaggaagaggtgtgTAAGTTAAACCTTGTCTGTGAAGCAGATGACAATCACCAACAGATTCACAGCCACCAtaatgaaaaacacatttctgcCCATGGCAGTCCCAAAGCCACAAGAAATGTAATTGTTATAGAACCCTTAGAAGAAAACTCTGACATTTCATATTTCTCATCAAGTTTGTCTGGTCCAGAATCCAGAACACCATCCTTAGAAACATGTGGTTTTGAAGGTGATGGCTTGCTGAAGGGATCTGCTGAGAAGACAGACAATTTCTGTTTTGATGGGGATGATCAAAGCAAGAACATAGctactagaaaagaaaatgagcagtTTTTGAACCGCAGGAGTGAAAGAGGAGAACTCTTTCTTGGTAATGCCAGGCAACCAAGAGAGGATGCTAGTGGTCATCGTTCTGGTGAAAAAGAGACTGTTGCCTCCTCCAAAGAGAATATCCATGGTAACTGTTGCATTCAAGGCAGTATCCATACAGACAGCTCTAGTTCTTCAATGCCCCAATTGTTCACTGAAGCCACAGaagtaatgtttaaaaaaaatgatctgaaaaACACGTTAGACATTCAGGGTGGTTTGACAAACCATGAGGACCATAGAGAAACTTCTACTGGTATGAGCCATTCAGACAGACACACTGAAGAGAGCAGTTTTTCCTCCTCAATGCAGATTGAAGAGCCAGAACAGACAACCACTATAGAGCCCAATATGGTAACTGAAAAGATTTATAGTAAAGACTCTAATTCATTCTGCTCCAAGAGAAATCTGGAAGATGACACCCAGTTAAATGAAGTTTTATACAATGAATTTCTGACTGAAAGAAAATCCCTTGTGAGTTTAATGCATGAGGACCAGATAAGTCTTATGAATGAGGTATCAAAACCCAAGAAAGATGTTGCTCAGTTACCACCATCCCTAGAATTTGATTTTAGACCTGAGTTAGAACAAGCTATACAGACTGCCCAGGATGATAGTTCACATTTAGGTGAACGGAACATTGCCTATGAGATGAATGAACTTCCTTGCACCAATGAACTGGTtgtaaacaaaatagaaagtgaaTGTGTTTTAAATCAAGTGCCCCTTAATTCTCAAGACCACTTGAAGTTGCCAGCTAATAAAGAGATGCCTTTAGTAACAAGCGAGGATTCCCAACAGAGCCATCACCCTCCATTAGAGGATGGAGTAGATGTCATTGCTGATACCCAAACCATTTCcatgaagacaaaaatgaaagacaTCTCTCCATCAGGTGACAAAACCTGTGGTGCCTCTTCAAGCAACCCTACCTTAAGCATCAAAACAGGAAGcctagaaacaaagaaagaaatggctgattctggAATAGTAGATCTACATTCCAGACTTCTCTCAAGTAAGAAAGAAGCAGCAGGCTTGCTTCAAGAGGTCTCTGCTATGGAATGTCAAAgtgctcaatctcaggatctCTCTAGCTGTCATTATGTAAGTAAAAATGCACAAGAAAAGAGCATGTGTTCTGCTTGTGCTACTTTTGAGTCCAGCAGAATCATCCCAAACGTTGAGAACTCTTTGATGACTACGTGTGAAGATGCATTTCAGCACAGCAATCGCCATTCCCAAGGAAGAGAAGACTCCACAGAAAGTAGCACCCATAAAGTGAGTTACACGTTGGAGGACAGTGAACTTGCTAGGGGAGAAACTAGAGGCAGCCTCCCAGAAAATAAGATGAGAAATGAAATGGCAGCAGACGTGTTAAATGGTGAAGCTTCTGACAAGACCATTCCCACCACCGATCACACCCAGCTCAGTGAGGAAAGGCTAGAAGGAAAGGAACAGGATGTACCTAAAGAGACTGTGTTTTGCAAGTATAATGTCTCTGACTGTGCCACACCAGAACTAAACTTATTTGCAAACATTCCAAGCCCTGAAAAATTGTTGGACCAGTCTCCTAGTATTATGTTTCCCAGTTTCAAAAACTTGAGCCAAGCATTTGAAACTCTTGATCAGAAAGCAGATGAAGTCCTTGACTGCCAGGTTAACCAAAACAGACCAGATGAATGCGGAAGTGAAGATAAACCAGCTAAGGAGATACTAGGTGGTGACAAAAGAGAGACTGTCACAGAACTTTACAGAGAGATAAGCCACAACCAAAATGAACTGCTAGTTGGTTCAGACAGTAACAACCCATTGTCCAGTGGTAGTTCAAAGAAAGGCTGTTTGAAAGGAGACTCTGAATGTACTTCTGGTTGTGAGGCATCCACAGATGGCATGGTAGACATCATCTACACGAATTGTAGTAATATGTCTCCAGAAGGTGTGTTGGACTTAAGAGCATCTAGTATTCTTGACGGTGGTACAAGGCAAGACAGACTGACATTACAGGAAACCTCAGTGAGTACTCCATCTCAAAGAGGAGAACTAAATGCTGCATTTATCAGAATGATTGGCCAGGACTCAGATTTTCCAGATGCTGCTTCCTCTAAAGGGGAGcctctggaaattaaaaaatcatgtgtaGAGAAAGTATACAGATCATTAAAAGATTGTGAAATGGAAGTGTGTCCAGACTCTTGTGCACATGACATAGAGTCTATTGCAGATCATGAACCAAATTTAAGAACATTGGATAGAGTAAATGTATCCTTAGATTATATTCATCATAAAAAGCAACTTAAAGAAGCATCCCGTAGAGAAACACAAGGAACGATTGAAGGATCAAGACCAGAAATAAATTCTGAGTTTGACAAGGAGGAAAATACCTTTGGAGTTTCCTTGAAACAGTTACTGCCTTCTCAATGCCCAGATGAGAACCCtatttccacagggagcctgcaaaCCACTGAGATAATGCCTTTGTATCTGTCTTCTCACAAAAATTCAGAAAGGAATGTTAATAGTGAGGAAACTgacctggaaaatatttttaaaccagaagAAATGCTTTGTGAAAGCATAGAGCACCGCACAGTCCTGCTTGAGACAAAGGAAGGAGCACCAGGGGATGGGAGTAATTCTAATGAAAAAGTCAGAATAGACATCGGTGTGCAAAATTTGCCTCTGACAGTGGAAACAGAAACTCAGTTGAAAGGCAAAAAAACTGAAGAACATCAGAGGGCACCCCTGGGTCATTTAACTGTCATGGAAGAGTCTGAGGAGATGATTACCAGAGAAGCTGGTCATGGTaacaaaggaagagagatttcTCAGACCCACTTGAAATCCCAGAGGATTCTTGGTGATGTTGCAGAGCAGCAAAGGCAGGGGTCTTTGGACTACATGTTGCAGAATGAAGAACATATACATCAAAAAGAAGCACACAAGATACCAAAACAATGCACCTCATCTAATATGATGTCAGATGAGTTGCAAGAGAAGAACCAAGCTAAGCATTGCAAAAGTGAGTCCACCATGATGAAGGAAATCCCCCTAGCAAAGCTGTACACTACTACTGTACAGTTTCAGAAGTTGGAAGATCCAGAGGAGGGAAGCTTATGTCGTCCATTTAAAAAGGACATGGAGTCGTGCACAGGTCCTTGCCTTCATGGTGCCCCTCAGAAAGCACAAGACCCCAACTGTGCTGGGTGTGATGAAATACATGGTGCCTTTGGAAACATTTCACATCAGAAGAGAGTGCTTCCCTCAAAGAAGCAGCCCCATCGAACATGTAAGAAAGTTTCCTGTCAGGAGCAAATCAacctgggaaaaaaaataagtaaaatcaggaGTTCGgccattttaaagatttcctcTGAAACCATCCCCACAAAAGCACACAGGTTTCTCAGTTCACGTGCTGTGCCTGCACCCGCACAGTTGGAACCCGAAACAGTACCAACCAGAAGCTTATTGAGCCACATACCAAAGCAGAAGGCGTCTCCGTGCCATCCCTTGAGGAGCCTGAATGTTAGGAAGCCTACCAAAGAATCAGCCTTACTCAACAAGCTGTCCATTCTTGCCTCCAAACTGGTCCCAGCCACAAAGACCCAGAAACTAAGATATCGGCTGTGTTCCTCTGAACTTCTTCCAGTGACTAAAAGCTATAAGCAGCACAGATACAAAAGACTTCTGGATGGATTTTCATACAATCTAATGCAGCTGAATCCATATTTGGCAGCTAGTGGATGGGACAAGAGGCTTAACAGTAAGCCCTTGACACTTTATTCGCTTGAAGCCATCAAAATGAGCTTCATAGATTTGAGCAACAAGGTGCCGTCACTGCTGTTTGGTTCTGAAATTTTCCCGGTATCGTTTCACATGAAATCGGGCTCTGAGTGCATGACCGAGTCTCCGAGGACTTTTCCTGAGCACTGTGCTCCAGCCAGGCTCGCCTTAGGAGAGGCCCCCAGGTGCCTGTCTCAGCCTCCCAAGtggaccttttctttcttcttgtctcaCAGTTGCCCTGGGATGGCCACATTCAGGGAAGACACTGGCCTCCGTGGTCAGGCAGGTGCCCAGGCTCCTTCACAGCCTTCAGGTCCTCTTCAGGACTATGGAGGCACTGCCATAGTTCAGACCAGAGCAGGCTGCTCTGTCCTTGGCCTTCACACACTGCTAGCACTTTGTTCTCCTGGATGTTACCGAATCTGGACAAAAAAACGGAGCTTCTCCAGTCACATGCCTACCATGCAGAGGTTCTTCATGACCCAGTTTACACAGGGCTTAAAAGGGTTAAGATCTCCAGCCTCCATAGCAGACAAGGTCTTCTGTTCTCTTCCCTACTCGGTGGGCCGAGTGCTATCCATTTGGAGCCAGCATGGGCCTTCTGCCTGCCCCTTCGAAATCTCTACTCTTCATTCCGCTCACAGCAAGCGGCAGCCAGCTCTAAGCACCATAAGCAG CCACACCATGTTACCATATGTGCCTCTTCCAGGCCTGGAAGCTACTTACAACACCAGTGGCAATGAGATGAG